In one window of Methanosarcina vacuolata Z-761 DNA:
- a CDS encoding DUF3303 domain-containing protein yields MLLLDITTFDPKNTIELFKRWEQVENTVFPDGLKIINQWFDAGGGRVITLFDVETVKDYLAYNLPFTDLCQIDVFPVIEAKDFKNSTVYQIERLSRPDNSQ; encoded by the coding sequence ATGTTATTATTAGACATAACAACCTTTGACCCTAAGAATACTATAGAGCTATTTAAACGATGGGAACAGGTCGAAAATACGGTTTTTCCAGATGGGTTGAAGATTATTAACCAGTGGTTTGATGCAGGAGGAGGACGTGTAATAACTCTATTTGATGTAGAAACTGTTAAAGATTATCTGGCTTATAATTTGCCATTTACTGATTTATGCCAGATTGATGTGTTTCCTGTCATAGAGGCCAAAGATTTTAAAAATTCCACAGTATACCAGATTGAAAGATTGAGCAGGCCAGATAATTCTCAATAA
- a CDS encoding 6-hydroxymethylpterin diphosphokinase MptE-like protein: MDFATWEPIYERILEDFGFDRKGDEKAALFLSHKLTEENTVSLSELKAVISGKPVLVCGNAPGLRSDLLEINFSAFTVIAADGAAAVLMDMGIVPEVICTDLDGNSEADIEKEILACEKGSIVLIHAHGDNIDKLEKYVPRFKRFIATTQAKPFDDIYNFGGFSDGDRCFFVAREFGANKIRLAGFDFEDNNVNPIKKKKLKWAKKLIGI; encoded by the coding sequence ATGGATTTTGCTACCTGGGAACCGATTTACGAAAGAATCCTTGAGGATTTCGGGTTCGACCGAAAAGGCGATGAAAAGGCAGCTCTCTTCCTTTCCCACAAGCTGACAGAAGAAAACACGGTCAGCCTGTCTGAGCTCAAAGCAGTAATTTCCGGAAAGCCTGTCCTGGTCTGTGGAAATGCTCCAGGGCTCAGGAGTGACCTTTTGGAAATCAATTTTTCTGCTTTTACGGTAATTGCAGCCGATGGAGCTGCTGCTGTACTAATGGATATGGGCATAGTGCCTGAGGTCATCTGTACCGACCTTGACGGCAATTCCGAAGCTGATATCGAAAAAGAGATCCTTGCCTGTGAAAAGGGCTCAATAGTCCTTATTCATGCGCATGGGGATAATATCGATAAGCTTGAGAAATATGTTCCCCGCTTTAAACGATTTATTGCAACTACCCAGGCAAAGCCTTTTGATGATATCTATAATTTTGGCGGCTTCAGTGATGGAGACCGATGTTTTTTTGTAGCCAGGGAATTTGGAGCTAATAAAATCAGACTAGCAGGTTTTGATTTTGAAGATAACAATGTAAACCCGATTAAGAAAAAGAAATTGAAATGGGCAAAGAAACTGATAGGGATCTGA
- the ileS gene encoding isoleucine--tRNA ligase, which yields MIKEITAKYNAEQIEKKITQLWKDSDAYRKTREHRKTGKRLFFVDGPPYTTGHIHLGTAWNKIIKDSILRYYSMNNRNILERPGWDMHGLPIEVKVEGVLGFKSKKDIESFGVENFIEKCKEFAINQKQEMTEQFQRLGVWMQWDAPYMTLKDDYIEAAWWTLKQASEKDLLDVGKRSVNWCPRCETAIADSEVEYAERTDPSIYVKFKIKGEENTFIVIWTTTPWTIPANVAVAVHPGFEYSKFRAIRQDGSEEILIAATDLIENVLKQGRYVDYEVLETMLGEDLTKLEYESPVGDLVPVQNEIKHGIYLADYVTAENTGCVHIAPGHGMDDFNVGVKYNLPILCPVGPNGAYTEEAGEYAGKNVREANPIVIEDLRKRNKLLAEGTVTHRYGHCWRCKTPIIYLATEQWFLKVTEIKDKMLEAIDAVDWYPDWAGSARFRTWVEGARDWCISRQRYWGIPIPVWKCKKCGKLEVVGTKAELLEKSGIVGDVELHRPYVDKLTIPCECGGEKKRVEDVFDVWFDSAVASWATLKFPQTREEFDKWWPADFITEGHDQTRGWFYSQLGASMVGFGKAPYKSVLMHGFTLDAGGKKMSKSLGNVVSPLEIIDRYGADTLRAYVLSSSAPWDDLKFNLEEVETVNRSINILWNVFRFPLPYMALDNFDPLKVSLDSVKDALREEDRWILSRVQSVVKAVDEAMSGYFLHKAVREILEFTLEDLSRWYIQLIRPRTWTEADDPDKLAAYCVLYEVYVTLTKLISPFMPYLAEEMYQNLMRNVDPNALESVHMCDWPKVNEAYLDPELEAAMNTARSIVEAASNARQKAGRKLRWPVSRIVVSPENEDSAKAVEKLRSVLMDQTNSKAIVLTPVGESWDELGLEVIPDPSKIGPVFKKDAGKVIPALQKVDGFALKKAFAEAGEFELSLADGTTVTVTPGMANFKETLPESTASAESDAGLVYVDANLTPELEAEGYAREVIRRLQDMRKELDLVVDENIRASVQIKDERVLKLVETLKDLIAEEVRADILDLGSDIDVSGALVKDWDVEGIAMKMGIAKK from the coding sequence ATGATAAAAGAAATCACTGCCAAGTACAACGCAGAGCAAATCGAAAAAAAGATAACGCAGCTCTGGAAAGATAGCGATGCTTATAGAAAGACCCGAGAGCACCGCAAGACTGGAAAAAGACTTTTTTTTGTTGACGGCCCCCCGTATACGACCGGACATATCCACCTGGGAACTGCCTGGAATAAGATCATTAAAGATTCCATTCTTCGCTATTACTCCATGAATAACCGTAATATTCTCGAGCGTCCTGGCTGGGATATGCACGGCCTGCCGATTGAGGTCAAAGTTGAAGGCGTGCTCGGCTTCAAGTCCAAAAAGGACATTGAGAGCTTCGGGGTAGAGAATTTTATTGAGAAATGTAAGGAATTTGCCATCAACCAGAAGCAGGAAATGACTGAACAGTTCCAGAGGTTAGGGGTCTGGATGCAATGGGATGCCCCCTACATGACCTTAAAAGACGATTACATTGAAGCTGCCTGGTGGACCCTCAAGCAGGCCAGTGAGAAAGACCTTCTGGACGTGGGCAAACGTTCAGTCAACTGGTGCCCTCGCTGTGAGACTGCAATTGCAGACTCCGAGGTCGAATATGCTGAGAGGACAGACCCTTCAATCTATGTGAAGTTTAAGATCAAAGGTGAAGAAAATACTTTCATAGTCATCTGGACAACAACCCCCTGGACAATTCCCGCAAACGTAGCTGTAGCCGTACATCCTGGTTTTGAATACTCAAAATTCAGGGCAATCAGGCAGGACGGCTCTGAAGAGATTTTGATTGCAGCTACCGACCTGATCGAGAACGTCCTTAAACAGGGCAGGTATGTTGACTACGAAGTGCTTGAGACAATGCTCGGGGAAGACCTGACGAAACTTGAGTATGAAAGCCCTGTTGGGGACCTGGTGCCTGTGCAGAATGAGATAAAGCATGGCATTTATCTTGCCGATTACGTAACTGCAGAAAACACAGGCTGTGTACATATTGCCCCAGGGCATGGTATGGATGACTTTAACGTTGGCGTGAAGTATAACCTTCCAATCCTCTGCCCTGTGGGCCCGAACGGTGCCTATACTGAAGAAGCCGGGGAATATGCGGGGAAGAACGTCAGAGAGGCAAACCCGATCGTTATTGAAGACCTGAGAAAACGCAACAAGCTGCTTGCAGAAGGAACGGTTACTCACAGGTACGGGCACTGCTGGCGCTGCAAAACGCCTATAATCTACCTTGCAACCGAGCAGTGGTTCCTCAAGGTTACAGAGATAAAGGACAAAATGCTTGAGGCAATTGATGCCGTAGACTGGTACCCTGACTGGGCAGGTTCAGCCAGATTCAGGACCTGGGTAGAAGGTGCCCGAGACTGGTGCATTTCCAGGCAGCGCTACTGGGGAATTCCGATTCCGGTCTGGAAGTGCAAGAAATGCGGAAAACTTGAGGTAGTAGGAACTAAAGCCGAGCTGCTGGAAAAATCCGGAATAGTCGGCGATGTTGAACTTCACCGCCCCTATGTGGACAAACTAACTATTCCCTGTGAGTGCGGCGGAGAGAAAAAACGTGTTGAAGACGTTTTCGATGTCTGGTTTGATTCGGCTGTTGCTTCCTGGGCTACCCTGAAGTTCCCTCAGACCAGGGAGGAGTTCGATAAATGGTGGCCTGCTGACTTTATCACTGAGGGACATGACCAGACTCGCGGTTGGTTCTACTCCCAGCTCGGAGCAAGTATGGTGGGCTTCGGAAAAGCTCCTTACAAGAGTGTACTCATGCATGGTTTTACGCTTGATGCCGGCGGAAAGAAAATGTCCAAAAGCCTTGGAAACGTTGTTTCCCCGCTTGAGATCATCGACAGATACGGAGCTGACACTCTGCGTGCCTATGTGCTTTCTTCAAGTGCGCCCTGGGATGACCTTAAATTTAACCTGGAAGAAGTAGAAACCGTTAATCGTTCAATCAATATCCTCTGGAATGTCTTCAGGTTCCCGCTGCCTTATATGGCACTTGATAATTTTGATCCGCTTAAGGTTAGCCTTGATTCCGTAAAAGACGCTCTCAGAGAAGAGGATAGGTGGATTCTCTCAAGAGTTCAGTCCGTTGTTAAGGCCGTAGATGAAGCAATGAGTGGGTACTTTTTGCATAAGGCAGTGCGTGAGATTCTTGAATTTACTCTGGAGGACCTCTCCCGCTGGTATATTCAGCTTATCCGCCCGAGAACCTGGACTGAAGCTGATGACCCTGACAAGCTTGCAGCTTACTGCGTGCTTTATGAAGTCTACGTAACCCTTACAAAATTGATCTCTCCTTTTATGCCTTACCTGGCTGAAGAGATGTATCAGAACCTTATGAGAAATGTAGATCCGAATGCACTGGAATCGGTTCATATGTGCGACTGGCCAAAAGTCAATGAAGCCTATCTTGACCCTGAACTCGAAGCGGCCATGAATACTGCACGTTCTATTGTGGAAGCTGCTTCAAACGCCCGCCAGAAAGCAGGAAGAAAGCTCAGGTGGCCTGTTTCCCGAATAGTTGTTTCCCCTGAAAATGAGGATTCAGCAAAGGCTGTCGAGAAACTGCGCTCAGTCCTTATGGATCAGACAAATTCCAAGGCAATTGTCCTGACGCCAGTTGGTGAGAGCTGGGATGAACTTGGGCTTGAAGTAATTCCTGACCCGAGCAAAATAGGTCCTGTGTTTAAGAAGGATGCAGGAAAAGTCATTCCTGCCCTGCAGAAAGTTGACGGTTTTGCTTTGAAGAAAGCCTTTGCTGAGGCTGGTGAGTTTGAACTCTCCCTTGCAGACGGAACAACGGTTACAGTTACTCCGGGTATGGCAAACTTCAAAGAAACTCTGCCAGAAAGTACAGCGAGTGCAGAGTCTGATGCCGGTCTTGTCTATGTGGACGCAAACCTTACTCCGGAACTGGAAGCTGAAGGGTATGCAAGGGAAGTAATTCGCAGGCTTCAGGATATGCGGAAAGAACTTGACCTTGTAGTGGATGAAAACATCCGTGCCTCAGTCCAGATCAAAGATGAAAGAGTCCTGAAACTTGTTGAAACCCTCAAAGACCTGATTGCAGAAGAGGTAAGAGCCGATATCCTTGACCTTGGCAGTGATATCGATGTTTCCGGCGCCCTTGTAAAGGATTGGGATGTCGAAGGCATTGCCATGAAGATGGGAATTGCAAAGAAATAA
- a CDS encoding tyrosine-type recombinase/integrase, with translation MQRLEDDGLSKRTLDNNIFILKPFIKWLDGQEITDKTVLAYLRSLKPKNYSDSTLYQYKAVLKKFLSTISPEGVRSIKLKVKRREPPIILSQKEIEQLIEACRNPRDITRISFLYESGCRKGEMVSIKIENVT, from the coding sequence TTGCAACGGTTAGAGGATGATGGATTAAGTAAACGAACATTGGATAATAACATATTCATATTAAAACCTTTTATCAAATGGCTTGATGGACAAGAGATTACAGACAAAACTGTTTTAGCTTACCTCAGATCACTAAAGCCCAAAAACTATAGTGATAGTACATTGTACCAATACAAAGCTGTCTTAAAAAAGTTTCTATCCACTATATCACCCGAAGGGGTGCGTAGTATAAAACTCAAAGTAAAAAGGAGAGAACCGCCCATTATTTTATCACAGAAGGAAATAGAACAGCTTATAGAAGCATGCAGGAATCCAAGGGACATAACCCGAATATCTTTTTTGTATGAATCAGGTTGCCGCAAGGGTGAAATGGTATCAATCAAAATTGAGAATGTGACCTGA
- a CDS encoding tetratricopeptide repeat protein, translated as MKKREKLYPLVLALTALFLFLIIFSSTALAANNENALVFQGNYEEAIKVYDKAIENNSQNSEAWYNKGLCLAELGNYEEAIKAFDKAIEITPQNTGALDNKGYYLECLGNYEEAIKAFDKAIEINSQNSYAWCNKGLCLGYLGNYEEAVKAFDKAIDINSQDSKAWYNKGYSLECLGNYEEAIKAFDKAIDINSQYLDAWYNKGYSLECLGNYEEAVKAFDKAIDINSQDSDTWYNKGTCLAHLGKYNEAVEALDKAIEIDPQYSYALSLKESILLNSNKSLFSNSNMFVEEDDLLEYAQIYLKTYEDIINESNLTSDDLGLFSFYQNYPYSVNATISNTNGASVTFIPHSTDKSKVTKVPYPIEKLIPIINNEELNSPSIRGLSITGNSSNISIGQIFYGGNVSNISDMENYSIRDGFVYANNSSNSSLYKLTNAPIILGEGAHLNGITYIDSNNVFRKGELIFNGSLILNDSKVIMKSDLKKDWTKEKAEEDVIGFIYKEQIDRIFNYSKLTGIGYREIGKLVTDYKEKETTGYYETNSYARLRDANAIFSKADQYGIAHDSVLIELLNNKQEETSIDKIFSLMERFLTVIGIISLIKIKYIYQKLKKYFCKFFNASHKFS; from the coding sequence ATGAAAAAGAGGGAAAAATTATATCCACTTGTTTTAGCTTTAACAGCCCTCTTTTTATTTTTAATTATTTTCTCATCGACTGCACTGGCAGCCAACAATGAGAATGCTCTTGTATTTCAGGGGAATTACGAAGAGGCAATAAAGGTCTATGATAAAGCCATTGAAAACAATTCTCAAAACTCAGAAGCATGGTATAACAAAGGACTTTGTCTTGCAGAATTGGGTAATTATGAGGAAGCAATAAAGGCCTTTGATAAAGCAATTGAAATTACACCTCAAAATACGGGTGCTTTGGACAATAAAGGATATTATCTTGAATGTTTAGGCAACTACGAGGAAGCAATAAAGGCCTTTGACAAAGCAATTGAAATTAATTCTCAAAATTCATACGCATGGTGTAATAAAGGACTTTGTCTTGGGTATTTAGGTAATTACGAAGAAGCAGTAAAAGCTTTTGATAAAGCAATTGATATTAACTCTCAAGACTCAAAGGCATGGTACAATAAAGGATATTCTCTTGAATGTTTAGGCAATTATGAGGAAGCAATAAAAGCCTTTGATAAAGCAATTGACATTAACTCTCAATATTTAGATGCATGGTACAATAAAGGATATTCTCTTGAGTGTTTGGGCAACTACGAAGAAGCAGTAAAAGCCTTTGACAAAGCAATTGATATTAACTCTCAAGATTCAGACACGTGGTACAATAAAGGAACTTGTCTTGCACATTTAGGTAAGTACAATGAAGCAGTAGAAGCTTTAGATAAAGCTATTGAAATTGATCCTCAATACTCATATGCTTTGAGTCTAAAAGAATCAATTCTCTTAAACTCAAATAAATCGCTTTTCTCTAATAGCAATATGTTCGTGGAAGAAGATGATTTACTTGAATATGCGCAAATTTATTTGAAAACCTATGAAGATATTATAAATGAATCTAATCTCACAAGTGATGATTTAGGGCTATTTTCTTTCTATCAAAACTATCCATATTCAGTGAACGCAACTATTTCTAACACAAATGGGGCATCTGTAACGTTTATTCCACATTCTACTGACAAAAGCAAGGTAACTAAAGTACCATATCCAATTGAAAAACTGATTCCTATAATAAATAATGAAGAATTGAATAGCCCCTCGATAAGGGGTTTATCAATAACTGGAAATAGTTCTAATATTTCTATTGGACAAATCTTCTACGGAGGTAATGTTTCTAATATTTCTGATATGGAGAACTACAGCATAAGAGATGGATTTGTTTACGCTAATAACTCTAGTAATAGTTCTTTATATAAACTTACTAACGCTCCCATCATATTGGGCGAAGGAGCCCATCTTAATGGCATTACTTACATTGATTCCAATAATGTATTCCGAAAAGGAGAATTAATATTCAATGGCTCTTTAATATTAAACGATTCAAAAGTAATTATGAAAAGTGATCTGAAAAAGGATTGGACAAAAGAAAAGGCAGAAGAAGATGTTATAGGCTTTATATACAAAGAACAAATTGATAGAATTTTTAACTATAGTAAATTAACAGGAATAGGTTATCGTGAAATTGGTAAACTAGTTACTGATTATAAAGAAAAGGAAACTACTGGATATTATGAAACAAATAGTTACGCTAGATTGAGAGATGCAAACGCAATATTCAGTAAAGCTGATCAATATGGAATCGCACATGATTCGGTTTTAATTGAGTTATTAAATAATAAGCAAGAAGAAACATCAATTGATAAAATTTTCAGCCTGATGGAGCGATTTTTAACAGTTATTGGAATTATTAGTTTGATTAAAATAAAATATATATACCAAAAGTTGAAAAAATATTTTTGCAAATTTTTTAATGCCTCACATAAATTTTCATAA
- a CDS encoding IS5-like element ISMeva1 family transposase produces the protein MKPPLIPINEDYKWKLLSEILNVFDLRSTKQILSQYEILPLERSIPALKIVITSMYFCLEISYVVRELEEKKKLRKFMRITSVPSENEVYSIISSFDPMQFINFVIGLLNNVCSQRKRGLSHIIIDSTDINLDLNWFKRKISKKMLEDREFKWGHSKHRGYFIGMKLSLAIEYPSLKPLTFIINEANVSEYTVYPQILEELKKRKKIRQGDVLYFDKGYFSYENYVIGIAKYKIVPIIFPRINCNYNKLFNMLSYPLNIFDSKRNTEEDKKIYKRLVVKFKTLMENWGGLKPIRSLIEDIFKLAKKTCNMENLHRYTMRSVKKYCSLAVFLTGAITAFFISDKKGLQHLAES, from the coding sequence GTGAAACCTCCGCTTATCCCAATAAACGAAGATTACAAATGGAAATTGCTTTCAGAGATATTAAACGTTTTTGATTTACGATCCACCAAGCAAATTCTTTCACAATATGAAATCTTACCTCTCGAAAGATCAATACCTGCTCTGAAAATCGTTATTACGAGCATGTATTTCTGCCTTGAGATTTCCTATGTAGTCAGAGAATTGGAAGAAAAGAAGAAATTAAGAAAATTTATGAGAATAACATCAGTACCTTCTGAAAATGAAGTATACAGTATCATAAGCAGCTTTGATCCTATGCAGTTTATCAACTTTGTTATTGGATTACTTAACAATGTTTGTTCTCAGCGTAAAAGAGGTTTAAGCCATATCATAATCGATAGCACAGACATCAATCTTGATCTTAACTGGTTTAAGAGAAAAATTAGCAAAAAGATGTTAGAAGATCGAGAATTTAAATGGGGACACTCTAAGCATCGAGGTTATTTCATAGGGATGAAACTGAGTCTTGCCATAGAATATCCAAGCTTAAAACCTTTAACTTTCATTATTAATGAAGCAAATGTTAGTGAATACACGGTTTATCCTCAGATTCTAGAAGAGCTAAAGAAAAGGAAGAAAATAAGACAAGGAGATGTACTTTATTTCGATAAAGGTTATTTTTCATATGAAAACTATGTAATAGGAATAGCGAAATACAAAATAGTTCCGATTATTTTTCCAAGGATTAATTGCAATTATAACAAACTTTTCAACATGTTAAGCTATCCTTTGAACATATTTGATTCAAAAAGAAATACGGAAGAAGATAAGAAAATATATAAAAGACTTGTAGTAAAATTTAAAACTTTGATGGAAAATTGGGGAGGACTTAAGCCTATTAGATCTCTCATTGAGGACATATTTAAATTAGCCAAAAAAACGTGCAATATGGAGAATTTACACCGATATACAATGCGTTCTGTAAAAAAGTATTGTTCTTTAGCTGTATTTTTGACAGGGGCAATTACTGCGTTCTTTATTAGTGATAAAAAGGGATTACAGCACTTGGCTGAGAGTTAA